A stretch of the Luteimonas sp. JM171 genome encodes the following:
- a CDS encoding SDR family oxidoreductase, which yields MDRTLKTLVTGANRGLGLETARQLLARGDRVVATCRQPGKATALNALAGEYPGRLHVLPLDVAEPASHAELVRELPLVLGAQGRLDMLVNNAGVLHSGERFGRLEAGNLDHSFRVNATGPLLLTQALAPLLADGAKVVNLSSRLGSIGSTGRFGTPSYNMAKAALNMATVLMAHALAGRGIVVFAISPGWVRTDMGGSDAEVAPEDAVAGVLRQADALGTADSGRFIGTDGRDIPW from the coding sequence ATGGACCGAACCCTGAAGACGCTGGTGACCGGCGCCAACCGCGGGCTGGGATTGGAGACGGCGCGCCAGCTCCTGGCCCGCGGCGACCGCGTGGTGGCCACCTGCCGCCAGCCGGGCAAGGCGACGGCGCTCAATGCGCTGGCCGGGGAGTATCCCGGACGCCTGCACGTGCTGCCGCTGGACGTGGCCGAGCCGGCGTCGCACGCGGAACTGGTCCGCGAGCTGCCCCTGGTGCTGGGCGCGCAGGGCCGCCTGGACATGCTGGTCAACAACGCCGGCGTACTCCATTCGGGAGAGCGCTTCGGCCGGCTCGAGGCCGGCAACCTCGATCACAGCTTCCGGGTCAACGCCACCGGGCCGCTGTTGCTCACCCAGGCCCTGGCTCCGCTGCTGGCCGACGGTGCGAAGGTCGTCAACCTGTCCTCCCGGCTGGGCTCCATCGGATCCACCGGGCGCTTCGGCACCCCCAGCTACAACATGGCCAAGGCGGCGCTGAACATGGCGACGGTGCTGATGGCCCATGCGCTGGCCGGTCGCGGCATCGTCGTGTTCGCCATCAGCCCGGGCTGGGTGCGCACCGACATGGGCGGGAGCGACGCCGAGGTGGCGCCGGAGGACGCGGTGGCCGGGGTCCTGCGCCAGGCCGATGCCCTTGGTACGGCCGACAGCGGCCGGTTCATCGGCACCGACGGCCGGGACATTCCCTGGTAG
- a CDS encoding metallophosphoesterase family protein has protein sequence MASIPAWRSLVPATLALAVLAACAPGDGAPAPAGSTAPAASSQAEAKGGLDDAVAGLRARLSAELPTDQLAAITPAEVTSLASDQERQQLASGFIRFTVDAPATVHVLLSPDSDQVPFWLSEQGFEPSGVGALVDGDDQFQGWSRQVPAGEVALGVHSVEMGVKPYLVMVGPAEAGGLQPQISQPWPDGMSVATVAPGVRAFADDTDEIDAVDAPLQGLALLQTLEGRENAAGLAGYFRTTPYPSGAGPDHVVLTWSGDPATSQSIQWRTAPGSAHSLLRYAPEGGEASVVEAATTELRTPDVANDPHVLRHTAVLEGLEPATTYRYAIGDGERWGEERAFTTAPAQGAPFSFIYMGDAQNGLDSWGGLVRKARARHPQAAFYVMAGDLVNWGERRDDWDLFFHNARGVFDSRPLVPAVGNHEVDQGHAELYVAQFDLPRNGPDGVEPERVYAMEYSDTLFVVLDSNLEPGPQVEWLDATLGGSDATWKFVVFHHPLYSPRPGDRGQPELKAAWIPVFEKHGVDLVLTGDDHAYMRSHPLRGEQVMDSPADGPIYILSVAGTKMYEQEDAPYVAKRFTDTSTYQVIDIDGGRLEYTAYDIDGQVMDAFTIEK, from the coding sequence ATGGCCAGCATCCCCGCGTGGCGTTCCCTTGTCCCCGCCACCCTGGCGCTTGCCGTGCTGGCGGCGTGCGCCCCCGGTGACGGTGCGCCCGCTCCCGCCGGATCCACCGCGCCGGCGGCGTCCTCCCAGGCTGAGGCCAAGGGCGGGCTGGACGATGCCGTGGCTGGCCTGCGGGCGCGGCTCTCCGCCGAGCTCCCGACCGACCAGCTGGCCGCAATCACGCCGGCGGAGGTCACCAGCCTGGCCAGCGACCAGGAGCGCCAGCAGCTCGCCAGCGGCTTCATCCGTTTCACCGTGGACGCCCCGGCGACCGTGCACGTGCTGCTCTCGCCGGACTCCGACCAGGTGCCGTTCTGGCTCAGTGAACAGGGCTTCGAGCCCAGCGGCGTGGGCGCGCTGGTGGACGGAGACGACCAGTTCCAGGGCTGGAGCCGGCAGGTTCCGGCCGGCGAGGTGGCGCTGGGCGTGCATTCGGTGGAAATGGGCGTGAAGCCGTACCTCGTGATGGTGGGGCCGGCAGAGGCAGGCGGGCTCCAGCCGCAGATCAGCCAGCCGTGGCCGGACGGGATGTCGGTGGCCACCGTCGCGCCGGGCGTGCGCGCCTTCGCCGACGACACCGACGAGATCGATGCGGTGGATGCGCCCCTGCAAGGCCTGGCGCTGTTGCAGACCCTGGAAGGGCGCGAGAACGCCGCCGGCCTGGCCGGCTACTTCCGGACCACGCCGTATCCATCCGGTGCAGGGCCCGACCACGTGGTGCTGACCTGGTCAGGCGACCCGGCCACGAGCCAGTCGATCCAGTGGCGCACCGCGCCCGGCAGCGCCCACTCGCTGCTGCGCTACGCCCCCGAAGGCGGCGAGGCGAGCGTGGTGGAGGCCGCCACCACGGAACTCAGGACGCCCGACGTGGCCAACGATCCTCACGTGCTGCGCCATACGGCGGTGCTCGAGGGCCTGGAACCCGCCACGACCTATCGCTATGCCATTGGCGATGGCGAGCGCTGGGGCGAGGAGCGCGCTTTCACCACCGCCCCGGCGCAGGGAGCCCCGTTTTCCTTCATCTACATGGGTGATGCCCAGAACGGCCTGGACAGCTGGGGCGGCCTGGTCCGCAAGGCGCGAGCCAGGCACCCGCAGGCCGCGTTCTACGTGATGGCCGGCGACCTGGTGAACTGGGGCGAGCGCCGCGACGATTGGGACCTGTTCTTCCACAATGCCCGAGGGGTGTTCGACAGCCGGCCGCTGGTGCCGGCCGTGGGCAACCACGAGGTGGACCAGGGCCATGCGGAGCTCTACGTGGCCCAGTTCGACCTGCCGCGCAACGGCCCGGATGGCGTGGAGCCCGAGCGCGTGTACGCGATGGAGTATTCCGACACCCTGTTCGTGGTGCTCGATTCCAACCTCGAGCCGGGGCCGCAGGTGGAATGGCTTGATGCCACCCTGGGTGGCTCGGATGCGACCTGGAAGTTCGTGGTCTTCCACCATCCCCTGTACTCCCCGCGCCCGGGCGATCGCGGCCAGCCGGAACTCAAGGCGGCCTGGATCCCGGTGTTTGAAAAGCACGGCGTGGACCTGGTGCTCACCGGCGACGACCACGCCTACATGCGCAGCCACCCGCTGCGGGGCGAGCAGGTGATGGATTCGCCCGCCGACGGGCCGATCTACATCCTGTCCGTCGCCGGCACCAAGATGTACGAGCAGGAGGATGCGCCGTACGTGGCGAAGCGCTTCACCGATACCTCGACCTACCAGGTGATCGACATCGATGGCGGGCGCCTGGAGTACACCGCCTATGACATCGATGGCCAGGTCATGGACGCCTTCACCATCGAGAAATGA
- a CDS encoding tRNA (cytidine(34)-2'-O)-methyltransferase — MFDVILHQPQIPPNTGNVIRLCANVGARLHLVAPLGFDLEDRQLRRAGLDYHEYAPVRVHDSLEAALAAVAPQRLFALSTRGTTPYDRPGYAAGDAFLFGRETSGLPDAVLEQIPEPRRLRLPMRPGNRSLNLSNAVAVVVFEAWRQLGHPGGA, encoded by the coding sequence ATGTTCGACGTCATCCTCCACCAGCCGCAGATCCCGCCCAATACCGGCAACGTGATCCGGCTGTGCGCCAATGTGGGCGCGCGGCTGCACCTGGTGGCGCCGCTGGGATTCGACCTGGAGGACCGCCAGCTCCGGCGCGCCGGGCTCGACTACCACGAGTACGCCCCGGTGCGGGTGCATGACTCGCTGGAAGCGGCGCTGGCGGCCGTTGCCCCGCAGCGCCTGTTCGCACTGAGCACGCGCGGCACCACGCCCTATGACCGGCCCGGATACGCGGCCGGGGACGCATTCCTGTTCGGCCGGGAAACCAGCGGCCTGCCTGACGCCGTGCTGGAACAGATCCCCGAACCCCGGCGGCTGCGCCTGCCGATGCGGCCGGGCAACCGCAGCCTCAATCTCTCCAACGCGGTGGCCGTGGTGGTGTTCGAAGCCTGGCGCCAGCTGGGGCATCCCGGAGGCGCCTGA
- a CDS encoding diffusible signal factor-reguated Ax21 faimly protein, which translates to MKRSLVALGLLAALPFAAAHAADGISYNFVEAGYAATSTDEDADGFGLNASVAVHPNFHLFGGYSNQEIDGTSYDFDQWRIGVGYNHEISRNADLVTRIAYEKFDAGRTAFGTRLDPDGYSVEVGLRGGMLPNLEGHALVGYEDYGSDYDDDFYGRLGAVWKFNPNWGLSGDVKFVSGDTQWFIGPRFTW; encoded by the coding sequence ATTAAGCGATCGCTGGTTGCGCTTGGCCTGCTTGCGGCTCTCCCGTTCGCCGCGGCCCATGCGGCCGATGGCATTTCGTACAACTTCGTCGAAGCCGGCTACGCCGCCACGAGCACCGACGAGGACGCCGACGGCTTCGGCCTGAACGCTTCGGTGGCGGTCCACCCGAACTTCCACCTGTTCGGCGGCTACTCGAACCAGGAAATCGACGGCACCAGCTACGACTTCGACCAGTGGCGCATCGGCGTGGGCTACAACCATGAGATCTCGCGCAACGCGGACCTGGTGACCCGGATCGCCTACGAGAAGTTCGACGCCGGGCGCACCGCCTTCGGCACGCGCCTGGACCCGGACGGCTACAGCGTCGAGGTCGGCCTGCGCGGCGGCATGCTGCCCAACCTGGAAGGCCACGCGCTCGTGGGCTACGAGGATTACGGCAGCGACTACGACGACGACTTCTACGGCCGCCTGGGCGCGGTGTGGAAGTTCAACCCGAACTGGGGCCTGTCGGGCGACGTCAAGTTCGTCAGCGGCGACACCCAGTGGTTCATCGGGCCGCGCTTCACCTGGTAA
- a CDS encoding NAD(P)H-dependent glycerol-3-phosphate dehydrogenase, producing MAGPKVAVLGAGSWGTALAALIARNGFPTVLWAWERDAENIAAIDGRGENARYLPGIALPRELRATTDMAAALADAGLVLVAVPSHAFAQTLEALAPLRPADAGVSWATKGFEPGSGRFLHEVATEVLGPDVPLAVVTGPSFAKEVAAGLPTALTVHGSDPAFAEQVAQVLHGPDFRAYTGDDMCGAELGGAMKNVLAVATGVADGMELGLNARAGLITRGLNEMLRLNVALGGRPETLIGLAGLGDLVLTSTGDLSRNRRLGLALGRGQSIEEAVREIGQVVESLQTADEVMRLADRHGIELPIASAVRDVLRGEITPAQGLERLMARERKAEYPVKLF from the coding sequence ATGGCAGGGCCGAAGGTTGCGGTACTGGGCGCCGGTTCCTGGGGAACCGCGCTCGCCGCGCTGATCGCGCGCAACGGCTTCCCCACCGTGCTGTGGGCCTGGGAGCGCGACGCTGAAAACATCGCCGCGATCGACGGCCGCGGCGAGAACGCGCGCTACCTGCCCGGGATCGCGCTGCCGCGCGAGCTGCGCGCCACCACCGACATGGCCGCCGCGCTGGCCGATGCCGGACTGGTGCTGGTGGCGGTGCCCTCGCATGCGTTTGCCCAGACGCTCGAGGCGCTGGCACCGCTGCGGCCGGCCGATGCCGGTGTGAGCTGGGCCACGAAGGGGTTCGAACCCGGCTCCGGCCGATTCCTGCACGAGGTTGCCACCGAAGTGCTGGGCCCGGACGTGCCGCTGGCGGTGGTCACGGGGCCTTCGTTCGCCAAGGAGGTGGCCGCGGGGCTGCCCACGGCGCTGACCGTGCACGGCAGCGATCCGGCGTTCGCGGAGCAGGTGGCCCAGGTGCTGCATGGCCCGGATTTCCGCGCCTATACCGGTGACGACATGTGCGGCGCCGAGCTGGGCGGGGCGATGAAGAACGTGCTGGCGGTGGCCACTGGCGTCGCCGATGGCATGGAGCTGGGGCTCAATGCCCGCGCCGGGCTGATCACCCGCGGCCTCAACGAGATGCTGCGCCTGAACGTGGCCCTGGGCGGGCGTCCGGAGACGCTGATCGGGCTGGCGGGGCTGGGCGACCTGGTGCTCACCAGCACCGGGGATCTTTCGCGCAACCGGCGGCTGGGGCTGGCGCTTGGGCGCGGCCAGTCGATCGAGGAGGCGGTGCGTGAGATCGGCCAGGTGGTCGAGTCGCTGCAGACCGCCGATGAGGTGATGCGGCTGGCCGACCGCCACGGCATCGAGCTGCCGATCGCCAGCGCGGTGCGTGACGTGCTGCGCGGCGAAATCACCCCCGCCCAGGGGCTGGAGCGGCTGATGGCCCGCGAGCGCAAGGCCGAGTATCCGGTCAAGCTTTTCTGA
- the secB gene encoding protein-export chaperone SecB: MADQQTDNANGAAATNNQQAGAQFSVDRIYVKDVSFESPKAPQVFSEQAQPQLNMNLNQRVTKVADNSFEVVLGITLTCTLAENNTVYVAEVQQAGLFTLSGFEPQVLDAMLGTHCPNVLYPYARQLISDLIQAGGFPPFLLQPINFESLYAEGLRQRAAQQQQPAEAGGSETAGNA; this comes from the coding sequence ATGGCCGACCAGCAGACCGACAACGCCAACGGCGCAGCCGCCACCAACAACCAGCAGGCAGGCGCGCAGTTCAGCGTCGACAGGATCTACGTCAAGGACGTCTCGTTCGAGTCGCCCAAGGCGCCGCAGGTGTTCAGCGAGCAGGCCCAGCCGCAGCTCAACATGAACCTCAACCAGCGCGTGACCAAGGTCGCCGACAACAGCTTCGAGGTGGTGCTGGGCATCACCCTGACCTGCACCCTGGCCGAGAACAACACCGTGTACGTGGCCGAGGTGCAGCAGGCCGGGCTGTTCACCCTCTCCGGCTTCGAGCCGCAGGTGCTCGACGCCATGCTCGGCACCCACTGCCCGAACGTGCTGTACCCGTACGCCCGCCAGTTGATCAGCGACCTGATCCAGGCCGGCGGCTTCCCGCCGTTCCTGTTGCAGCCGATCAACTTCGAATCGCTGTACGCCGAAGGCCTGCGCCAGCGCGCCGCCCAGCAGCAGCAGCCGGCGGAGGCCGGCGGCAGCGAGACCGCGGGCAACGCCTGA
- a CDS encoding rhodanese-like domain-containing protein translates to MNLEELLDFAGRNQLLVLILVGITLALVYTEVARLFRGFKSLRPGELAPLVNQENALVVDLRPIADFDKGHIAGSKNVTMSQFDPESKQLNAAKGLPVVLVCKTGQAATGAAARLKKAGFERVYVLDGGITAWQDAQLPLARGRR, encoded by the coding sequence GTGAATCTCGAAGAACTGCTGGATTTCGCCGGCCGCAACCAGCTGCTGGTGCTGATCCTCGTGGGCATCACCCTGGCGCTGGTCTATACCGAGGTGGCGCGGCTGTTCCGCGGCTTCAAGAGCCTGCGCCCCGGTGAGCTCGCGCCGCTGGTCAACCAGGAAAACGCGCTGGTGGTGGACCTGCGCCCGATCGCCGACTTCGACAAGGGCCACATCGCCGGTTCGAAGAACGTGACCATGAGCCAGTTCGACCCCGAGAGCAAACAGCTCAATGCAGCCAAGGGCCTGCCGGTGGTGCTGGTGTGCAAGACCGGCCAGGCCGCGACGGGCGCGGCCGCGCGCCTGAAGAAGGCGGGTTTCGAGCGGGTGTACGTGCTTGATGGCGGCATCACCGCCTGGCAGGACGCCCAGCTCCCGCTGGCCAGGGGTCGGCGCTGA
- a CDS encoding YiiD C-terminal domain-containing protein, which translates to MTSDAELQALLDHYRAMPPVAAMDLSITQAEADRLALAAPLSRHVNDKGCAFGGSLVSIMTLAGWGLVTLKARAAGVDADVFVADSQVDYLAPLYDDLRAEARIAEGGDWGAFAAGLLDRGRAHVHLNAQVALSDGGLACRCRSRYVAIARSPGTPALKDNA; encoded by the coding sequence ATGACCTCCGACGCCGAACTCCAGGCCCTGCTCGACCATTACCGGGCCATGCCGCCGGTCGCCGCCATGGACCTGTCGATCACGCAGGCGGAGGCCGACCGGCTGGCGCTTGCCGCGCCGCTGTCGCGGCACGTCAACGACAAGGGCTGCGCGTTCGGCGGCAGCCTGGTGTCGATCATGACGCTGGCCGGCTGGGGCCTGGTGACCCTCAAGGCGCGGGCCGCAGGCGTGGACGCGGACGTGTTCGTCGCCGACAGCCAGGTCGACTACCTGGCGCCGCTGTACGACGACCTGCGGGCCGAGGCCCGGATCGCCGAGGGCGGCGACTGGGGCGCCTTCGCCGCCGGCCTGCTTGATCGCGGCCGTGCCCACGTCCACCTGAACGCCCAGGTGGCGCTGTCCGACGGCGGCCTGGCCTGCCGCTGCCGCTCGCGCTACGTGGCCATCGCCCGCAGCCCGGGCACCCCTGCTTTGAAGGACAACGCATGA
- a CDS encoding uroporphyrinogen-III synthase, whose translation MRRAAAAHGARLLALSPWKLVARDAATAGPALAAALAAPKAVFTSPAAVQAAAKMADLAAAPGQERLAVGATTAAALSRAGVADAMHPRRMDSEGLLQMPQLRDVRGLDIGLVTAPEGRSFLTGSLQQRGARVLRADVYDRVIVPPSPRAVASLRALPASTRLLLALSSGLALETLLASLPDDAISRLRQARVLAASERLAGLARERGFDEVIQAADARPASLMAVSGLGR comes from the coding sequence ATGCGTCGCGCGGCCGCTGCCCACGGCGCCCGGCTGCTGGCGCTTTCGCCCTGGAAGCTGGTGGCGCGCGATGCCGCCACCGCCGGGCCGGCACTGGCGGCGGCGCTCGCGGCGCCCAAGGCGGTCTTCACCAGCCCCGCTGCGGTGCAGGCGGCGGCGAAGATGGCTGACCTGGCCGCCGCCCCCGGTCAGGAGCGCCTTGCCGTGGGCGCCACCACCGCCGCCGCGCTCAGCCGCGCAGGCGTCGCCGACGCCATGCATCCGCGCCGCATGGACAGCGAGGGCCTGCTGCAGATGCCGCAGCTGCGGGACGTCCGGGGCCTGGACATCGGGCTGGTCACGGCGCCGGAAGGTCGCAGCTTCCTCACCGGATCCCTGCAGCAGCGCGGCGCGCGCGTGTTGCGCGCGGATGTCTACGACCGGGTCATCGTGCCGCCGTCGCCCCGGGCCGTGGCCTCACTGCGCGCCCTGCCCGCCTCCACCCGCCTGCTGCTGGCGCTGAGCAGCGGGCTGGCGCTGGAGACGCTGCTGGCATCGCTGCCCGACGACGCCATCAGCCGGCTGCGCCAGGCGCGCGTGCTCGCCGCCAGCGAGCGCCTGGCCGGGCTCGCCCGCGAGCGCGGGTTCGACGAGGTCATCCAGGCCGCCGACGCCAGGCCCGCGTCGCTGATGGCCGTCAGCGGCCTCGGGCGTTGA
- a CDS encoding heme biosynthesis HemY N-terminal domain-containing protein: MTVLRNLVLWILLAAAGALLAWMALGADHGRVLVRYGGYDYSTTLVNAIAIALGIAVVLGVLWWLLGLPFRTWSRRRDQQSRASLGEGLDALHQGRYSDADRLLARAVQEPHAEPAARVAAAHAAHARGDPSRARSELDAFGERHPASRAIASAELALADGRPTDALVALDAPAAQPLPPRGLALRAEAMATSGQAAQAYELLGPLRRQQALTDAELSAREVRWAAAMLREARDSNALASHWEALPKQLRTEPAVAAAYADRAAALGWDEAACKALEQALAANWDDGLAARYGSLPLGRPEHRAAVCERWLQQHPDSAPLLLSRARLSAQARQWQQAEEQALRAMERGAGAEAWELLGDIRLAQGDEQGASHAYANALRASRGDTPIPVPRGPAVALPPDDPGLV, translated from the coding sequence ATGACCGTGCTACGCAACCTCGTGCTGTGGATCCTGCTGGCCGCGGCCGGCGCGCTGCTGGCCTGGATGGCCCTGGGCGCCGACCACGGGCGCGTGCTGGTGCGCTACGGCGGCTACGACTACTCCACCACCCTGGTCAACGCGATCGCCATCGCGCTGGGCATCGCCGTGGTCCTGGGCGTGCTGTGGTGGCTGCTTGGGCTTCCGTTCCGCACCTGGAGCCGGCGCCGCGACCAGCAAAGCCGGGCCAGCCTGGGCGAAGGCCTGGACGCGCTGCACCAGGGCCGCTACAGCGACGCCGACAGGCTGCTGGCGCGGGCCGTGCAGGAACCGCACGCCGAGCCGGCGGCACGGGTGGCTGCGGCGCATGCTGCGCATGCGCGCGGGGACCCGTCCCGGGCACGCAGCGAGCTGGACGCCTTTGGCGAGCGGCACCCGGCATCACGGGCGATCGCGTCGGCCGAGCTGGCGCTGGCCGACGGCCGGCCCACGGACGCCCTGGTGGCGCTGGATGCGCCCGCCGCGCAACCGCTGCCGCCGCGCGGCCTGGCCCTGCGGGCCGAAGCGATGGCGACCTCCGGGCAAGCGGCCCAGGCGTACGAGCTGCTCGGGCCCCTGCGCCGCCAGCAGGCGCTGACCGATGCCGAACTCTCCGCCCGGGAGGTGCGCTGGGCGGCAGCCATGCTGCGCGAGGCGCGCGACAGCAACGCGCTGGCGTCGCACTGGGAAGCCCTGCCCAAGCAGCTGCGCACCGAGCCCGCGGTGGCCGCCGCTTACGCTGATCGTGCCGCGGCACTGGGCTGGGATGAAGCCGCCTGCAAGGCGCTGGAACAGGCGCTCGCGGCCAACTGGGACGATGGGCTGGCGGCACGCTACGGAAGCCTGCCGCTCGGCCGGCCCGAGCATCGGGCGGCGGTGTGCGAGCGCTGGCTGCAACAGCACCCCGACAGCGCACCGCTGCTGCTGTCGCGCGCGCGGCTGTCGGCCCAGGCGCGCCAGTGGCAGCAGGCCGAAGAGCAGGCCCTGCGGGCCATGGAACGCGGTGCCGGCGCCGAAGCCTGGGAACTGCTGGGCGACATCCGCCTGGCCCAGGGCGACGAGCAGGGCGCCAGCCACGCGTACGCCAACGCGCTGCGCGCTTCGCGTGGCGACACGCCGATCCCGGTGCCGCGCGGACCGGCGGTGGCGCTGCCGCCGGACGATCCCGGCCTGGTTTGA
- a CDS encoding acetyl-CoA C-acetyltransferase: MPQIRPVAVLGGVRIPFCRQNTAYADVGNLGMSVRTLGALVERFGLHGQQLGEVAMGAVIKHSSDWNLGREAAMSSGLSPLTPGITLQRACGTSLDSIITIANKIAVGQIQAGIGGGSDTTSDVPIVYGQKLRRRLLRAAGAKTTRDKLAAFRGFRARELKPDFPGVAEPRTGKSMGAHCEDMAKEWNISRDSQDELAVASHRKLAAAYERGFFNELVVSFRGVSRDNILRPDTSIDKLATLKPAFDRTSGRGTLTAGNSTPLTDGAAACLLASEDWARAHGHEPLCWLRDAHVAAVDFVHGEGLLMAPTVAVAEILARNNLSLQDFDIYEIHEAFAAQVLCTLRAWESEDYCRNRLGLEAPLGRIDPAKINPVGSSLAAGHPFAATGARIVATAARQLAERGGGRALISICTAGGMGVVAILER, translated from the coding sequence ATGCCGCAAATCCGTCCCGTCGCCGTGCTGGGCGGCGTCCGCATTCCTTTCTGCCGGCAGAACACGGCCTACGCGGACGTGGGCAACCTGGGCATGTCGGTGCGGACCCTGGGGGCGCTGGTGGAGCGCTTCGGCCTGCACGGCCAGCAGCTGGGCGAAGTGGCGATGGGCGCGGTGATCAAGCACTCCTCGGACTGGAACCTGGGGCGCGAGGCGGCGATGTCGTCGGGCCTGTCGCCGCTCACCCCGGGCATCACCCTGCAGCGCGCCTGCGGCACCTCGCTGGATTCGATCATCACGATCGCCAACAAGATCGCGGTGGGGCAGATCCAGGCCGGCATCGGCGGCGGCTCGGACACCACGTCCGACGTGCCGATCGTCTACGGCCAGAAGCTGCGCCGGCGCCTGCTGCGCGCCGCCGGCGCGAAGACCACCAGGGACAAGCTGGCGGCGTTCCGCGGTTTCCGCGCGCGCGAGCTCAAGCCGGACTTCCCGGGGGTGGCCGAGCCGCGCACCGGCAAGTCGATGGGCGCGCACTGTGAGGACATGGCCAAGGAGTGGAACATCTCCCGCGATTCGCAGGATGAGCTGGCCGTGGCCTCGCACCGCAAGCTCGCGGCCGCCTACGAGCGCGGCTTCTTCAACGAGCTGGTGGTGAGCTTCCGCGGCGTGTCGCGCGACAACATCCTGCGTCCGGACACCTCGATCGACAAGCTCGCCACGCTCAAGCCCGCGTTCGACCGGACCTCCGGCCGCGGCACGCTTACCGCCGGCAATTCCACCCCGCTCACCGATGGCGCCGCCGCGTGCCTGCTGGCCAGCGAGGACTGGGCCCGCGCGCACGGCCATGAGCCGCTGTGCTGGCTGCGCGACGCGCACGTGGCGGCGGTCGATTTCGTCCACGGCGAGGGCCTGCTGATGGCGCCCACCGTGGCGGTGGCCGAAATCCTGGCGCGCAACAACCTCAGCCTGCAGGATTTCGACATCTACGAGATCCACGAGGCCTTCGCCGCCCAGGTGCTGTGCACCCTGCGCGCCTGGGAGAGCGAGGACTACTGCCGCAACCGGCTGGGCCTGGAGGCGCCGCTGGGCCGAATCGACCCGGCGAAGATCAACCCGGTGGGATCCTCGCTGGCCGCAGGCCATCCGTTCGCGGCCACCGGGGCGCGCATCGTGGCCACGGCCGCCCGCCAGCTCGCCGAACGCGGCGGCGGGCGCGCGCTGATCTCGATCTGCACCGCTGGCGGCATGGGCGTGGTGGCGATCCTCGAGCGCTGA
- a CDS encoding superoxide dismutase family protein, protein MRPIRPLLFAPLLIAMAACSPQDPVDDGDPPYDPATRTDAEMPQPAPAQAPAGVPADGERDDAQAQAATATLQPTQGNDTRGELRFEMADGHVHVTGQVTGLQPGSEHGFHVHEFGDCSAPDGTSAGGHFNPHDSAHGRAGQGEHHVGDSDNLVANDEGVAEVDRQLHGATIGDGGAADIVGKGVIVHADADDYESQPTGNAGDRLACGVIEIM, encoded by the coding sequence ATGCGACCGATTCGCCCCCTGCTCTTCGCCCCGCTGCTGATCGCAATGGCCGCCTGCAGCCCGCAGGATCCCGTCGACGACGGTGATCCGCCCTACGACCCGGCCACCCGCACGGATGCCGAAATGCCGCAGCCCGCTCCCGCCCAGGCGCCCGCGGGCGTCCCCGCGGACGGCGAGCGCGACGATGCCCAGGCCCAGGCGGCCACGGCCACCCTGCAGCCCACCCAGGGCAACGACACGCGCGGTGAGCTGCGCTTCGAGATGGCCGATGGGCACGTGCACGTGACCGGCCAGGTCACCGGCCTGCAGCCCGGCAGCGAGCACGGCTTCCACGTGCATGAGTTCGGCGACTGCAGCGCGCCGGACGGCACCAGCGCCGGCGGGCACTTCAACCCCCATGACAGCGCCCACGGCCGCGCGGGCCAGGGCGAGCACCATGTTGGCGACAGCGACAACCTGGTTGCCAACGACGAGGGCGTGGCCGAAGTGGACCGCCAGCTGCACGGCGCCACCATCGGCGACGGCGGGGCCGCCGATATCGTCGGCAAGGGCGTGATCGTGCATGCCGATGCCGACGACTACGAGAGCCAGCCCACCGGCAACGCCGGCGATCGCCTCGCCTGCGGCGTGATCGAAATCATGTAG
- a CDS encoding superoxide dismutase family protein gives MRLLLPLVLALLTACAAAPRTPQQPARAQGQPVQPVEFAESGTADEAVAVLASASGSLVSGKATLRAEPGAVRVSGEIGGLVPHGAHGLQVHEKGDCSAADASSAGPFFNPLEGFQQRGAVGANPGRIFADADGVAQVDLVIPGAVLGGGSANDIAGRALLVLGATPNAFSARVACGEIRIAP, from the coding sequence ATGCGCCTCCTGCTGCCCCTCGTCCTTGCGCTGCTGACTGCCTGTGCCGCCGCCCCGCGCACGCCGCAGCAGCCTGCGCGCGCGCAGGGGCAGCCGGTGCAGCCGGTCGAGTTCGCCGAATCCGGTACGGCCGATGAGGCGGTTGCGGTGCTGGCCTCCGCCTCGGGCAGCCTGGTCAGCGGCAAGGCCACGCTGCGCGCCGAGCCTGGCGCGGTGCGCGTGAGCGGGGAAATCGGCGGGCTGGTCCCGCACGGCGCGCACGGCCTGCAGGTGCACGAGAAAGGCGACTGCAGCGCTGCCGATGCCAGCAGCGCCGGCCCGTTCTTCAATCCGCTGGAAGGCTTCCAGCAGCGCGGCGCGGTGGGCGCCAATCCGGGCCGGATCTTCGCCGATGCCGATGGCGTGGCCCAGGTGGACCTGGTGATCCCCGGGGCGGTGCTGGGCGGCGGATCGGCCAACGACATCGCCGGCCGGGCCCTGCTGGTGCTCGGCGCGACCCCCAACGCCTTCAGCGCGCGCGTGGCCTGCGGCGAGATCCGGATCGCCCCGTGA